One genomic window of Arachis stenosperma cultivar V10309 chromosome 10, arast.V10309.gnm1.PFL2, whole genome shotgun sequence includes the following:
- the LOC130954686 gene encoding uncharacterized protein LOC130954686, producing MACRFMLRSALLVEPYQLEHLRGFNSKNRGTLRFRTVRAQRFHRGRTLCCSHNEASSSSSQDDQGPPQEAVLKAISEVSKTEGRVGQTTNMVIGGTVTDDSTNEWLTLDQKVNSYPTVRGFTAIGTGGEDFVQSMVVAVESVIQQPIPEGRVKQKLSARGKYVSVNIGPIQVVSSEQVQAVYNAMRRDDRMKYFL from the exons ATGGCGTGCAGGTTTATGCTTCGTTCAGCTTTACTTGTGGAACCTTACCAATTGGAACATCTTCGTGGTTTCAATTCCAAGAACAGAGGAACTTTGCGATTCAGAACCGTTAGGGCTCAACGGTTTCACAGAGGAAGAACTCTTTGTTGCTCTCACAACGAAGCGTCGTCGTCTTCGTCTCAGGACGATCAGGGTCCGCCTCAAGAAGCTGTTCTAAAAGCCATTTCAG AGGTGTCGAAGACAGAAGGGAGGGTTGGTCAAACTACGAACATGGTTATTGGAGGCACTGTGACTGATGATTCTACGAATGAGTGGCTCACTTTGGACCAGAAG GTGAACTCGTACCCAACTGTTCGAGGATTTACTGCAATAGGAACCGGAGGGGAGGACTTCGTGCAATCAATGGTTGTTGCCGTGGAATCTGTAATCCAACAGCCCATTCCTGAG GGACGAGTGAAGCAGAAGTTATCTGCTAGGGGCAAATATGTATCCGTAAATATTGGGCCTATCCAAGTTGTTTCTAGTGAACAG GTCCAAGCTGTATATAATGCCATGAGGAGAGATGACagaatgaaatattttttataa
- the LOC130954844 gene encoding alpha-ketoglutarate-dependent dioxygenase alkB, with amino-acid sequence MYGSESNREDSERTAFRRAEKNYKLYYDTNASKNKKKKKPKPVDLTEVLDFRSILECHDRNGELPPFVNVIHDKFSSPVFSLQNRPGFYFIPGALSIEKQCSLIRESLIDFPQPPNRTNHNAIYGPIHNLFDEAKEGKVLVEEYSPVGSPELGPDCGFQDGKRWKFVTEKEELIRKGKSVSASALLRKLRWSTLGLQFNWSRRNYDVSLPHNKIPEALCDLAKELAKPAMPAGVEFQPEGAIVNYFGLGDTLGGHLDDMEADWSKPIVSLSLGCKAIFLLGGKTREDPPLAMFLRSGDVVLMAGEARECFHGVPRIFTDEKNAEIDHLQAQLSHEDDLCFLKYIQTSRININIRQVF; translated from the exons ATGTATGGATCCGAGAGTAACAGGGAAGATTCGGAGCGAACCGCTTTCAGAAGAGCGGAGAAGAATTACAAGCTCTACTACGATACCAATGCTTCCAAGAACAAAAA GAAGAAAAAACCCAAACCGGTGGACTTGACGGAAGTTCTTGACTTCCGTTCAATTTTAGAATGCCACGATCGAAACGGCGAGCTTCCTCCGTTTGTTAACGTCATTCACGACAAGTTCAGCTCCCCTGTGTTCTCCTTGCAAAATCGCCCAG gtttttattttattcctgGGGCGTTGAGCATAGAGAAACAATGCAGTTTGATAAGGGAGAGTTTGATTGATTTCCCACAGCCACCTAATAGAACGAATCACAATGCGATCTATGGTCCTATACACAATCTATTTGATGAAGCAAAAGAAGGGAAGGTTCTGGTAGAAGAGTACTCTCCCGTTGGTTCACCTGAGCTAGGTCCTGATTGCGGTTTTCAAGATGGTAAGAGGTGGAAGTTCgtaacagaaaaggaagagctCATAAGGAAGGGAAAATCTGTTTCTGCTTCTGCTTTGCTGCGGAAGCTGAGATGGAGCACCCTTGGCCTACAATTCAATTGGTCCAGG CGGAACTATGATGTATCTCTCCCACATAACAAAATCCCtgaagctctgtgtgatctggccAAAGAATTGGCTAAACCTGCAATGCCTGCTGGTGTTGAATTCCAGCCTGAAGGTGCAATAGTGAATTACTTTGGTTTAG GTGACACACTGGGTGGCCACCTTGATGACATGGAAGCAGACTGGAGCAAGCCTATAGTTAGCTTAAG TTTGGGCTGCAAAGCTATATTTCTTTTGGGTGGAAAAACTAGAGAGGATCCTCCCTTGGCAATGTTTCTTAGAAGTGGTGATGTTGTACTCATGGCCGGAGAAGCAAGGGAATGCTTTCATG GTGTTCCACGGATATTCACAGATGAAAAAAATGCTGAAATAGACCATCTTCAGGCACAACTTTCACATGAAGATGATCTTTGTTTCTTAAAATACATTCAAACTTCAAGGATCAATATCAACATCAGACAAGTTTTTTGA